In Malus sylvestris chromosome 15, drMalSylv7.2, whole genome shotgun sequence, a single genomic region encodes these proteins:
- the LOC126602789 gene encoding dehydrin Xero 1-like yields the protein IRSVYRSSANTSITPSIAREYSAQDTVGHDYGRKEHHGATGMLHRSCSSSSSSSSEDDGLGGRRKKGLKQKIKEKLPGSTTTDTTYDTTYPGRHYQEKGMKDKNKDKLLEGHKDDPYYSTPHTTSTTSTYGVTTYMEEHHEKKGIMDKINEKLPSGQH from the exons ATCCGatccgtttacaggtctagtgCTAATACTAGCATCACTCCTTCCATCGCCAGAGAATACAGTGCTCAAGACACGGTTGGTCACGATTATGGCAGGAAAGAGCACCATGGTGCCACTGGCATGCTTCATCGCTCTTGCAGCTCAAGCTCGAGCTCT TCATCTGAGGATGATGGGCTTGgtgggaggaggaagaaggggcTGAAACAGAAGATAAAGGAGAAGCTCCCAGGTTCAACCACAACTGACACAACATACGACACCACCTACCCCGGAAGGCACTACCAGGAGAAGGGAATGAAGGACAAGAACAAGGACAAGCTGCTGGAGGGCCACAAGGATGACCCCTACTACTCAACACCACATACCACTTCGACCACCAGTACTTACGGCGTCACCACTTACATGGAGGAGCACCACGAAAAGAAGGGGATTATGGACAAGATCAATGAGAAGCTTCCTAGCGGACAGCACTAG